The following proteins are encoded in a genomic region of Chryseobacterium cucumeris:
- a CDS encoding ATP-dependent Clp protease adaptor ClpS yields MNFYNSIKDYENPKRQYEEEVLVLDDTDEVYKLVLHNDDIHTFDYVIDCLIEICKHTLEQAEQCTILVHYKGKCTVKTGSMDVLKPMHEKLISRELTSEIV; encoded by the coding sequence ATGAATTTTTATAACAGCATAAAAGATTACGAAAATCCAAAACGTCAGTACGAAGAAGAAGTACTTGTTCTGGATGATACGGATGAAGTTTATAAACTGGTACTGCATAACGATGATATCCATACATTTGATTATGTGATAGACTGTCTGATCGAAATATGCAAGCATACGCTGGAACAGGCTGAGCAATGCACAATCCTTGTTCATTACAAAGGCAAATGTACCGTAAAAACAGGCTCAATGGATGTTCTGAAGCCTATGCATGAAAAATTAATTTCGCGCGAATTAACAAGCGAAATCGTATAA
- the atpB gene encoding F0F1 ATP synthase subunit A, with translation MFKKFAVLFYSIFVLNLVSAQHGEAAAGAAPAQELSEKDKVSKENKEFIDHHLLDAHDFTLMVDKEGHHIGFPLPVIIYDNGFHSFMSNKEGFMHGEPTEVDGSFYVLHHEKIYKTDAAGTLTLGEDGHPTNVKPLDLSITKSVLIILLVSIFMFVLFVGMAKSYKKSVVPTGAARFLEPLIIFVRDEVAIPNIGHKYKRFMGYLLTVFFFILFLNVLGLMPFGINVTGNITMTFFLAILTYLITTFSANKDYWKHIFWMPGVPVPMKLIMLPIELLGTITKPFALMIRLFANMTAGHIVVMSLIGLIYVFKNFIAGVAFPFLTLVIYLLEVLVAFLQAYIFTMLSALFIGMAVEEHEHEHHAAH, from the coding sequence ATGTTTAAGAAATTCGCAGTTTTATTCTACAGTATTTTTGTATTAAACTTAGTGTCTGCACAGCACGGAGAGGCTGCTGCTGGGGCAGCTCCTGCTCAAGAGCTTTCAGAGAAAGACAAAGTAAGCAAAGAAAACAAAGAGTTCATCGATCATCACTTATTGGATGCACATGATTTCACATTGATGGTTGATAAAGAAGGTCACCACATCGGTTTTCCTCTTCCTGTTATTATTTATGATAACGGTTTCCACTCTTTTATGAGTAACAAAGAAGGGTTCATGCATGGGGAGCCTACTGAAGTAGATGGTTCTTTTTATGTATTGCACCACGAGAAAATCTATAAGACTGATGCTGCTGGAACTTTAACACTTGGTGAAGACGGTCATCCTACCAATGTAAAGCCTTTAGATCTTTCTATTACAAAAAGTGTATTGATTATTTTATTAGTGTCAATCTTTATGTTTGTATTGTTTGTTGGAATGGCTAAATCTTATAAGAAGTCAGTAGTTCCTACAGGAGCAGCAAGATTCTTAGAGCCATTAATTATCTTTGTAAGAGACGAAGTTGCTATTCCTAATATCGGGCACAAGTATAAGAGATTCATGGGTTATTTATTAACAGTGTTCTTCTTTATTCTTTTCCTTAACGTTCTTGGATTAATGCCTTTTGGAATCAATGTTACAGGTAATATTACAATGACATTCTTCTTAGCTATCCTTACATATCTGATTACGACATTCTCAGCGAACAAAGATTACTGGAAACATATCTTCTGGATGCCAGGGGTGCCAGTTCCAATGAAACTGATCATGCTTCCAATCGAATTATTAGGAACAATCACTAAACCATTCGCTTTGATGATCCGACTTTTCGCCAACATGACTGCAGGACACATCGTAGTAATGAGTTTGATCGGGCTGATCTATGTATTTAAGAATTTTATCGCAGGTGTTGCATTCCCTTTCCTTACATTGGTGATTTATTTACTTGAAGTATTGGTAGCATTCCTACAGGCTTATATCTTTACAATGTTATCAGCACTGTTTATCGGAATGGCAGTAGAAGAGCACGAACACGAACATCATGCAGCTCACTAA
- the atpA gene encoding F0F1 ATP synthase subunit alpha: protein MAEINPAEVSAILKQQLANFDTQSNVEEVGTVLTIGDGIARVYGLENVQYGELVKFSSDVEGIVLNLEEDNVGVALLGESKLVKEGDTVRRTNRISSIKVGEGMLGRVVDTLGNPIDGKGPITGDLYEMPLERKAPGVIFRQPVTEPLQSGIVAIDAMIPVGRGQRELIIGDRQTGKTTVAIDTIINQKEFFDAGQPVYCIYVAIGQKASTVAQIVKTLSDKGALAYTVIVAANASDPVPMQVYSAMAGASIGEFFRDTGRPALIVYDDLSKQAVAYRELSLLLRRPPGREAYPGDVFYLHSRLLERAAKVIADDNIAKQMNDLPESLKPIVKGGGSLTALPIIETQAGDVSAYIPTNVISITDGQIFLESDLFNSGVRPAINVGISVSRVGGNAQIKSMKKVSGTLKLDQAQYKELEAFAKFGSDLDASTLAVISKGERNVEILKQPVNAPLPVESQVAIVYAGTENLMRNVPLNKIKEFQHEYIEFLRSKHPDTMAAIKAGKIDNDITGVLKQAANDLASKYN from the coding sequence ATGGCAGAAATAAATCCGGCAGAAGTATCTGCGATCTTAAAACAGCAATTGGCCAACTTCGATACTCAATCCAACGTTGAGGAAGTAGGTACAGTTTTAACCATCGGTGATGGTATTGCTCGTGTATACGGGTTAGAAAACGTACAATACGGAGAGTTGGTGAAATTTTCTAGTGATGTAGAAGGTATTGTACTTAACCTTGAAGAAGACAACGTGGGGGTTGCTCTACTTGGTGAAAGTAAATTAGTAAAAGAAGGTGATACAGTAAGAAGAACAAACAGAATCTCTTCTATCAAAGTAGGAGAAGGTATGTTAGGAAGAGTAGTAGATACTCTTGGTAACCCAATCGATGGTAAAGGTCCTATTACTGGGGATTTATACGAAATGCCATTGGAAAGAAAGGCTCCTGGAGTTATCTTCAGACAGCCGGTAACTGAGCCTTTACAGTCTGGTATCGTTGCAATTGATGCGATGATTCCTGTAGGAAGAGGGCAAAGAGAGCTTATCATTGGTGACAGACAAACAGGTAAAACTACTGTTGCTATCGATACGATCATCAACCAAAAAGAATTCTTTGATGCTGGTCAGCCAGTATATTGTATATATGTTGCTATCGGTCAGAAAGCTTCTACTGTAGCACAAATCGTTAAAACGCTTTCTGATAAAGGAGCTTTAGCTTATACGGTAATCGTTGCAGCTAACGCATCAGATCCAGTTCCAATGCAGGTGTATTCTGCAATGGCAGGAGCTTCTATCGGTGAGTTCTTCAGAGACACTGGTAGACCGGCGCTTATCGTTTATGATGATTTATCTAAACAAGCTGTTGCTTACCGTGAGCTTTCTCTACTATTGAGAAGACCACCGGGCCGTGAAGCTTACCCTGGAGACGTTTTCTACCTTCACTCAAGACTATTGGAAAGAGCTGCAAAAGTAATCGCTGATGATAACATTGCTAAGCAAATGAATGATTTGCCGGAGTCTCTTAAGCCAATTGTAAAAGGTGGTGGTTCATTAACAGCCCTTCCGATTATCGAAACTCAGGCTGGTGACGTTTCTGCGTATATCCCTACAAACGTAATCTCTATTACAGACGGACAGATCTTCTTGGAGTCTGATCTATTCAACTCAGGGGTTCGTCCTGCAATCAACGTAGGTATCTCTGTATCAAGGGTAGGAGGTAACGCTCAGATCAAATCAATGAAAAAGGTATCTGGTACATTGAAACTTGACCAGGCTCAGTATAAAGAATTGGAAGCGTTTGCTAAGTTCGGTTCTGACCTTGACGCTTCTACTTTAGCAGTAATTTCTAAAGGAGAAAGAAACGTAGAAATCCTTAAGCAGCCGGTAAATGCACCACTTCCTGTAGAAAGTCAGGTAGCTATCGTATATGCCGGAACAGAAAACTTAATGAGAAACGTTCCATTGAACAAGATTAAAGAATTCCAACACGAATACATCGAGTTCCTTAGATCTAAGCACCCGGATACAATGGCTGCTATCAAAGCTGGAAAAATCGATAACGATATTACAGGTGTTCTTAAGCAGGCAGCTAACGATTTAGCTTCTAAATACAACTAA
- the atpH gene encoding ATP synthase F1 subunit delta, whose translation MLTSKVAKRYAQGLLDFTNEAGQTATVFSEMKDVVKVMAESKDLNKFFLTPYIDSKKKIEVANEIFKGLSVSSQNLIRLVIKHGRENQLKNIAQEFINKVEDLSGVQRVTLTTATPLSKENLDQILRSTNLVNADSNFDLKVNVKPEILGGYILRVGDQQVDASVKTKLNQVKKDFQLN comes from the coding sequence ATGCTTACATCTAAAGTAGCTAAAAGATACGCACAAGGTTTACTTGACTTCACCAACGAAGCTGGGCAAACGGCTACTGTATTTTCAGAAATGAAAGATGTAGTAAAGGTAATGGCTGAATCTAAAGATTTAAACAAGTTTTTCCTTACTCCTTACATCGATTCTAAAAAGAAAATAGAAGTAGCAAACGAAATATTCAAAGGTTTATCTGTTTCTTCTCAAAACCTGATCAGATTGGTTATTAAGCACGGACGTGAAAACCAATTGAAAAATATTGCTCAGGAATTTATCAACAAAGTAGAAGACCTTAGTGGTGTACAAAGAGTAACGCTTACTACGGCAACTCCGCTTTCAAAAGAGAACCTTGACCAGATTTTAAGATCTACAAATCTTGTAAATGCTGATTCAAACTTTGATCTGAAAGTAAATGTTAAGCCTGAAATTCTTGGAGGATATATTCTGAGAGTAGGTGACCAGCAGGTAGATGCGTCTGTGAAGACAAAACTGAACCAAGTTAAAAAAGATTTCCAATTAAATTAA
- a CDS encoding hemolysin family protein, producing the protein MDSDIVRLLLALFLVLLNGFFVAAEFSIVKVRYSQIQLKAAEGNSMAKQAEHIIKHLDEYLSATQLGITLASLALGWVGESALHHVVESLFHSFNIDLTQTTITTISVVTSFVLITIMHIVFGELIPKSIAIRKSEATTMATAVPLRVFYTIFKPFIWLMNSMSNGFLRLVKIHPASEQEIHSTEELQLLVKQSADSGEIEEENYEIIKNAFDFTDHSAKQIMVPRQNITSIDFEEDINDIINKIMDSGYSRIPVYIDSIDNVIGIFYTKEIIREFVKRKGDLDHEDLKDLMRDAFFVVESKKVSDLLKTFQLKKQHIAIVIDEFGGTEGIITLEDILEELVGEIQDEEDDEEKIVDKIADNTYWVQATQPLEEINEFLPRKLPLSEESEYNSLAGFILYELEEIPEENQEFDLADYHFKILKMNNKSVELVELVYQEPNAIDNLADKIGEV; encoded by the coding sequence ATGGACTCGGACATAGTCAGGCTTTTGCTGGCCTTATTTCTTGTTTTACTCAATGGCTTCTTCGTAGCCGCAGAATTTTCAATTGTTAAAGTTCGTTACTCTCAAATTCAGCTAAAAGCTGCAGAAGGAAACTCTATGGCTAAGCAGGCAGAACATATTATCAAGCATCTTGATGAATATCTTTCCGCTACACAATTAGGAATTACATTAGCATCCCTTGCCCTTGGTTGGGTGGGAGAAAGCGCCTTGCACCACGTGGTTGAAAGCCTCTTTCATTCGTTTAATATAGACTTGACACAAACAACGATTACCACCATTTCAGTGGTGACCAGTTTTGTATTGATTACCATCATGCACATCGTTTTCGGTGAGCTTATTCCAAAATCAATCGCGATCAGAAAATCTGAAGCCACTACAATGGCAACAGCAGTTCCGTTGAGAGTTTTTTACACGATTTTTAAACCGTTTATCTGGTTGATGAATTCCATGTCAAATGGTTTCTTAAGACTTGTGAAAATTCACCCGGCTTCGGAACAGGAAATTCACTCTACAGAAGAACTTCAGCTTTTGGTAAAGCAAAGTGCAGACAGTGGAGAGATAGAAGAAGAGAACTATGAGATCATCAAAAATGCATTTGATTTTACAGATCATTCTGCAAAACAGATCATGGTTCCAAGGCAGAATATTACCTCTATTGATTTTGAAGAAGATATCAATGATATTATCAACAAAATAATGGATAGCGGTTACTCTCGTATTCCAGTTTATATTGATTCTATTGATAATGTGATCGGAATTTTCTACACAAAAGAAATTATAAGAGAATTTGTGAAGAGAAAAGGAGATCTTGATCATGAAGATCTTAAAGACTTAATGCGTGACGCCTTCTTCGTGGTGGAAAGTAAAAAAGTTTCAGACTTACTGAAGACTTTCCAGCTTAAAAAACAGCACATCGCCATTGTTATTGACGAATTTGGTGGAACTGAAGGAATTATTACACTGGAAGATATTCTGGAAGAATTGGTAGGAGAAATTCAGGATGAAGAAGACGATGAAGAAAAAATCGTTGATAAAATAGCGGATAATACCTATTGGGTACAGGCTACACAGCCTTTGGAGGAAATCAATGAATTCCTTCCCAGAAAACTTCCTCTTTCCGAAGAAAGCGAGTACAACTCACTGGCCGGATTTATTCTTTATGAGCTCGAAGAAATCCCTGAAGAAAACCAGGAGTTTGATCTTGCAGACTATCACTTTAAAATTCTGAAAATGAATAACAAGAGTGTTGAACTGGTGGAACTTGTTTATCAGGAACCTAATGCGATTGATAATCTGGCAGACAAAATAGGAGAAGTTTAA
- the atpE gene encoding ATP synthase F0 subunit C: protein MEIPKIVGAGIVVLGVGIGLGKIGAAALEAIARQPEQSGKIQTAMLIAAALVEGVAFAALFAVN, encoded by the coding sequence ATGGAAATCCCTAAAATTGTAGGTGCTGGTATCGTAGTACTAGGTGTAGGTATCGGTCTTGGTAAAATCGGAGCTGCTGCTCTTGAAGCTATCGCTAGACAACCTGAGCAATCTGGAAAAATCCAAACAGCTATGCTTATCGCAGCTGCACTTGTAGAAGGTGTTGCGTTTGCTGCTCTATTCGCAGTAAACTAA
- a CDS encoding FtsB family cell division protein, with protein MEENNLIKDIQPKSETFKLIQKYVLNKYTITICLFLVWMIFFDKTSFLVINELNGEIHKYEEQLDYYKKEYEKNDAFYKKLMNNKSEKEKYARENYFMKKPNEEIFILVVDSTKVAKK; from the coding sequence ATGGAAGAAAACAACCTTATCAAAGACATTCAGCCGAAATCTGAAACATTCAAACTTATCCAGAAATATGTTTTGAACAAGTATACCATTACGATCTGTCTGTTTTTGGTATGGATGATTTTTTTCGATAAAACTTCATTTCTTGTTATTAATGAACTGAATGGTGAGATTCATAAATATGAAGAGCAGCTGGATTATTATAAGAAAGAGTACGAAAAAAATGATGCTTTTTATAAGAAACTGATGAACAACAAGTCAGAAAAAGAAAAATACGCAAGAGAAAATTATTTTATGAAAAAACCGAATGAAGAAATTTTCATTTTGGTGGTAGACAGCACAAAAGTGGCTAAAAAGTAA
- the atpG gene encoding ATP synthase F1 subunit gamma, with protein sequence MANLKEIRGRITSISSTMQITRAMKMVSAAKLKKAQDAIVMLRPYSEKLQELIQNVNSSSDPDQISVYAQKREVKRVLFIAVTSNRGLAGAFNSSIVKELNLQFQNNAQYEIEVLPVGKKVYDAVRKSRKVYTNGSTVYDNLNFDAVAHITEGVMTSFREGKFDEVYVIYNKFVNAATQEVTTEQLLPISMPENTEPQVETDYIFEPNRAEILDNLIPKSIKTQVFKAILDSVASEHGARMTAMHKATDNAQALKNDLVIFYNKARQAAITNEILEIVSGAEALKNS encoded by the coding sequence ATGGCAAACTTAAAAGAAATACGAGGCAGAATTACGTCAATTTCATCTACGATGCAGATTACACGTGCTATGAAGATGGTTTCCGCAGCGAAACTTAAAAAAGCACAGGATGCAATCGTGATGTTAAGACCTTATTCTGAAAAATTACAGGAGCTTATCCAGAATGTAAATTCTAGCTCTGATCCTGATCAGATTTCTGTATATGCTCAGAAAAGAGAGGTTAAAAGAGTACTATTCATCGCTGTTACTTCAAACAGAGGTCTTGCGGGAGCTTTTAACTCTTCTATCGTAAAAGAGCTTAACCTTCAGTTTCAGAACAACGCTCAGTACGAGATTGAAGTTCTTCCTGTAGGTAAAAAAGTATATGATGCTGTGAGAAAAAGCCGTAAGGTATATACTAATGGAAGTACTGTATATGATAATCTGAACTTTGATGCAGTTGCTCATATCACTGAAGGGGTAATGACAAGCTTCAGAGAAGGTAAATTTGACGAAGTTTATGTTATCTATAACAAATTCGTTAATGCTGCTACTCAGGAAGTTACTACAGAACAGCTTCTTCCTATCTCAATGCCGGAAAATACTGAGCCGCAGGTTGAAACGGATTATATCTTTGAACCTAACAGAGCTGAAATCCTAGATAACCTGATTCCAAAGTCTATCAAAACTCAGGTTTTCAAAGCGATCTTAGATTCAGTAGCATCTGAGCACGGAGCGAGAATGACTGCAATGCATAAAGCAACAGACAATGCTCAGGCTTTAAAGAATGATCTTGTGATCTTCTACAACAAAGCAAGACAGGCTGCAATTACCAACGAAATCCTGGAAATTGTTTCCGGAGCAGAAGCTTTGAAAAATTCATAA
- a CDS encoding methylmalonyl-CoA mutase family protein gives MSNTDILSNWENLVKKQLKTEDIYPILEKQNLEGIEVKPFYTEVQKPLVNLPRVEESTHLVARYHESLEEEVFAFMLDQNVENLDQKTIFVNNKDLAGHISPKEEDQYFSLIDVFNEKEGSIDDQLVKELLSKDFKRNICVDISLHQNAGAAIYQQLGIALAKAKELAEVYGAEILNKLIFRIAVGGSYFFEMAKLRAFKIIFNQLSKEYGLDVVPYIFAETSLRNKAVSDNENNLIRSTLELASAMIGGADAVFSNNYLVDRSTDNSEEISFKQQIVLAYESIINVFEDASNGSYYVEDITRQFAEKAWALFVEIEEAGGYLELLKQGAIQKKIYDHAIEEQQWIEEGKIKLIGVNLYPKLDVKKSITDLYSEKEIKAVRWAEMFE, from the coding sequence ATGTCAAATACAGATATACTTTCAAACTGGGAAAACCTGGTCAAAAAACAACTTAAAACAGAGGATATTTATCCCATTTTAGAAAAACAGAATCTGGAAGGAATAGAAGTGAAGCCTTTTTATACTGAAGTTCAGAAGCCTTTGGTAAACCTGCCAAGAGTTGAAGAAAGTACCCATCTGGTTGCAAGATACCACGAAAGTCTGGAAGAAGAAGTATTTGCATTTATGCTGGATCAGAATGTAGAAAATCTGGATCAGAAAACCATTTTTGTGAATAATAAAGATCTTGCAGGGCACATCAGTCCTAAAGAAGAAGACCAGTATTTTTCACTGATTGATGTTTTTAATGAAAAAGAAGGAAGTATTGATGATCAGCTGGTAAAAGAATTACTTTCAAAAGATTTTAAAAGAAATATCTGCGTAGATATCTCACTGCATCAGAATGCCGGAGCTGCCATCTATCAACAGCTTGGAATTGCCCTTGCGAAAGCTAAGGAGTTAGCAGAAGTGTATGGAGCTGAAATTTTAAATAAATTGATTTTCAGAATAGCTGTAGGAGGAAGTTATTTCTTTGAAATGGCTAAGCTGAGAGCTTTTAAGATTATTTTCAACCAGCTTTCAAAAGAATACGGACTGGATGTAGTTCCTTACATCTTTGCTGAAACTTCGTTACGAAATAAAGCTGTTTCAGATAATGAAAACAACCTGATCCGTTCTACCCTGGAGCTTGCTTCTGCCATGATTGGCGGAGCAGACGCTGTTTTCTCCAACAATTATCTTGTAGACAGAAGTACGGATAACTCGGAAGAGATCTCTTTCAAGCAACAGATTGTTCTGGCATACGAAAGTATCATCAACGTATTTGAAGATGCTTCCAACGGAAGTTATTATGTTGAAGATATTACCCGGCAGTTTGCAGAAAAAGCATGGGCTTTATTTGTTGAAATTGAAGAAGCAGGAGGATATCTTGAGCTGTTGAAACAGGGAGCTATTCAGAAAAAAATCTATGATCATGCGATTGAAGAGCAGCAATGGATTGAAGAAGGTAAAATAAAGCTGATCGGAGTGAATCTGTACCCTAAATTAGACGTTAAAAAGTCTATTACGGATCTTTACAGCGAAAAAGAAATAAAAGCCGTACGCTGGGCTGAAATGTTTGAGTAA
- a CDS encoding F0F1 ATP synthase subunit B, whose amino-acid sequence MELIHQFSSGLFIIQSVIFLALLFLLGKFAWKPILNSINDRETSIVDALNQAKLARKEMETLKEDNERIIREAKIERDAILKEAREIKDRIVGEAKDAAKAEGDKMIEAAKQTINAEKNAAMADIKTQIGTLSVNIAESILKQKLDNSEAQNELVQNYLNKSNLN is encoded by the coding sequence ATGGAATTAATTCATCAGTTTTCATCAGGACTATTTATTATCCAGTCTGTTATTTTTCTAGCACTATTATTTTTGTTAGGTAAATTCGCTTGGAAGCCTATTTTAAATTCTATCAATGACAGAGAAACATCTATTGTTGACGCTCTTAATCAAGCTAAATTAGCTAGAAAAGAAATGGAAACTTTAAAAGAGGATAACGAAAGAATCATTCGTGAAGCTAAAATCGAAAGAGATGCGATCCTTAAAGAAGCCAGAGAAATTAAAGACAGAATCGTAGGGGAAGCTAAAGATGCTGCTAAAGCTGAAGGAGACAAAATGATCGAAGCTGCTAAACAGACTATCAACGCTGAGAAAAATGCTGCAATGGCAGACATCAAAACTCAAATTGGTACTTTATCTGTAAACATTGCCGAGTCTATCTTGAAGCAAAAGCTAGATAACAGCGAAGCTCAAAACGAATTAGTTCAAAATTATTTAAACAAATCAAACCTTAACTAA
- the ffh gene encoding signal recognition particle protein — protein MFNSLQDKLDKALHNISGRGKITEINVAETVKEIRRALVDADVNYKVAKDLTKRVQDKALGENVLTSLTPGQLMTKIVHDELVDLMGGSQEGINLSGKPTVILIAGLQGSGKTTFSGKLANYLQTKRNKKPLLVACDVYRPAAIDQLKVLGGQIKVPVYTEEGATNPSTIAENAINFAKSNGHDVVIVDTAGRLAIDEQMMNEIKSVHYFIKPQETLFVVDSMTGQDAVNTAKAFNDALNFDGVVLTKLDGDTRGGAALTIRSVVEKPIKFISTGEKMEALDLFYPERMADRILGMGDVVSLVERAQEQFDEEEAKKLHKKIAKNEFGFDDFLKQINQIKKMGNMKDLMGMIPGVGKAIKDVEISDDAFKHIEAIIYSMTPEERRRPSIINTQRKARIAKGAGRKIEDVNQLMKQFDQMGKMMKMMQGPQGKQMMQMMSKMPNMPGMGGMFGK, from the coding sequence ATGTTTAATAGTTTACAGGATAAATTAGACAAGGCATTACACAATATTTCTGGTAGAGGAAAAATTACTGAAATCAATGTGGCGGAAACCGTAAAAGAGATCCGTAGAGCATTGGTAGATGCCGACGTTAACTATAAAGTTGCGAAAGATCTTACAAAGAGAGTTCAGGATAAAGCATTAGGAGAAAACGTTCTTACTTCCCTTACTCCGGGACAGCTGATGACGAAAATTGTTCATGATGAACTGGTAGACCTGATGGGAGGTTCTCAGGAAGGAATCAATCTTTCAGGAAAACCTACTGTAATCCTTATTGCCGGTCTTCAGGGATCTGGTAAAACCACTTTCTCTGGAAAGCTTGCTAATTATTTACAGACAAAAAGAAATAAAAAACCATTATTGGTAGCATGTGACGTTTACCGTCCTGCTGCGATTGACCAGCTGAAAGTATTGGGAGGACAGATCAAAGTTCCTGTTTATACTGAAGAAGGCGCTACCAATCCATCTACCATTGCTGAAAACGCGATCAATTTCGCAAAATCAAACGGTCATGATGTTGTGATCGTGGATACAGCAGGTCGTCTAGCTATTGATGAGCAGATGATGAACGAGATCAAATCCGTACATTATTTCATCAAACCGCAGGAGACTCTTTTCGTAGTTGACTCAATGACTGGTCAGGATGCTGTAAATACAGCAAAAGCATTCAACGATGCCTTGAACTTTGACGGAGTTGTTTTAACAAAATTAGATGGTGATACTCGTGGTGGAGCGGCTTTAACAATCCGTTCTGTTGTTGAGAAACCAATCAAGTTCATCTCTACAGGAGAAAAAATGGAAGCTTTGGATCTTTTCTATCCGGAAAGAATGGCGGACAGAATTCTGGGAATGGGAGACGTTGTTTCCTTAGTAGAAAGGGCTCAGGAGCAGTTTGACGAGGAAGAAGCTAAAAAACTTCACAAAAAAATTGCTAAAAACGAGTTTGGTTTTGATGATTTTCTTAAGCAAATCAACCAGATCAAGAAGATGGGTAATATGAAGGATCTGATGGGAATGATTCCTGGGGTTGGAAAAGCGATTAAAGACGTAGAAATCAGTGATGATGCATTCAAACACATTGAAGCCATCATCTATTCTATGACACCTGAAGAAAGAAGAAGACCTTCTATCATCAATACTCAGAGAAAAGCCAGAATTGCTAAAGGAGCAGGAAGAAAAATTGAAGATGTGAATCAATTGATGAAGCAGTTTGATCAGATGGGTAAAATGATGAAGATGATGCAGGGCCCTCAGGGAAAGCAAATGATGCAGATGATGAGTAAAATGCCGAATATGCCTGGAATGGGTGGAATGTTTGGAAAATAA
- the udk gene encoding uridine kinase → MLVIGIAGGTGSGKTTVVDKILQQLDIEGMNILSQDNYYHDNQGLTLTEREALNYDHPKSIDFDLLIKHVKALKNNEPIEQPIYSFVTHSRTGDHVTVEPKNVLVVEGILVLTNKELLKEFDLKVFVHADSDERLIRRIRRDTQERGRDLSEVLHRYQTTLKPMHQEFIEPSKNEADLIIPNMKQNSVAIDFLTTVIKNSLKKH, encoded by the coding sequence ATGCTTGTAATAGGAATTGCCGGTGGTACAGGATCCGGCAAAACTACAGTTGTTGATAAGATACTTCAGCAGCTTGATATTGAGGGAATGAATATCCTCTCTCAGGATAATTATTATCACGACAACCAGGGTCTTACATTGACGGAAAGAGAAGCTCTGAACTACGACCATCCGAAATCAATAGACTTTGACTTACTGATAAAACATGTAAAAGCTTTAAAAAACAATGAGCCGATTGAACAGCCGATTTACAGCTTTGTTACACATTCCAGAACAGGAGATCATGTCACTGTAGAACCTAAAAACGTATTGGTAGTAGAAGGAATTCTTGTTTTGACCAACAAAGAATTGCTGAAAGAATTTGATCTGAAGGTATTTGTTCATGCAGATTCTGACGAAAGACTGATCAGGAGGATCAGGAGAGATACCCAGGAAAGGGGAAGAGATCTGAGCGAAGTATTGCACCGTTATCAGACCACATTGAAACCAATGCACCAGGAATTCATCGAGCCGTCTAAAAATGAAGCCGATCTTATTATCCCCAATATGAAACAGAATTCCGTAGCCATTGATTTTTTAACTACTGTTATTAAAAACTCGTTGAAAAAACATTAA